A stretch of Gorilla gorilla gorilla isolate KB3781 chromosome 9, NHGRI_mGorGor1-v2.1_pri, whole genome shotgun sequence DNA encodes these proteins:
- the CWC15 gene encoding spliceosome-associated protein CWC15 homolog, translating into MTTAARPTFEPARGGRGKGEGDLSQLSKQYSSRDLPSHTKIKYRQTTQDAPEEVRNRDFRRELEERERAAAREKNRDRPTREHTTSSSVSKKPRLDQIPAANLDADDPLTDEEDEDFEEESDDDDTAALLAELEKIKKERAEEQARKEQEQKAEEERIRMENILSGNPLLNLTGPSQPQANFKVKRRWDDDVVFKNCAKGVDDQKKDKRFVNDTLRSEFHKKFMEKYIK; encoded by the exons ATGACAACAGCAGCCAGGCCAACCTTTGAACCTGCAAGAGGTGGAAGGGGAAAAGGAGAAGGTGATTTGAGCCAACTTTCAAAGCAGTATTCAAGCAGAGACCTACCCTCTCATACAAAGATAAAATACAG ACAGACTACTCAGGATGCCCCTGAAGAGGTTCGTAACCGTGACTTCAGGAGAGAgttggaagaaagagagagagctgcCGCAAGAGAGAAAAATAGGGATCGTCCAACCCGAG AACATACAACCTCCTCTTCAGTGTCAAAAAAGCCACGGTTAGACCAGATTCCTGCCGCCAACCTTGATGCAGATGACCCTCTAACAGAT GAGGAAGATGAAGATTTTGAAGAAgaaagtgatgatgatgatactgCAGCTCTTCTTGcagaactggaaaaaattaaaaaagaaagagctgaAGAGCAGGCCAGGAAG GAACAAGAACAAAAAGCTGAAGAAGAGAGGATTCGTATGGAAAACATTCTGAGCGGAAACCCTCTCCTTAATCTCACTGGcccatcccagcctcaggccaaCTTCAAAGTTAAAAGAAG GTGGGATGATGACGTTGTCTTCAAGAACTGTGCAAAAGGTGTAGATGAccagaagaaagacaaaagattTGTAAATGACACACTGCGATCTGAATTTCACAAAAAGTTCATGGAGAAATATATTAAGTAG